ACGGTGCCGTCGAGCAGCGCGCCCGCGTTGCGCGCCACGAAGCGGACGAGCAGGTCGAGGTAGCGGTCGCCGGTGACCGGAGATGCCGGCGACCCCGCGCGGGCGTGCCCATCGGGATCGGGGCTAGGGTTTGGGGGTGGGAGCGCGCCGGCGCATCCGCGAGCGGCGGGCGCGGGAGGAGGGGGAGAGGAGGTGGAGGGTGGAGGCGGGGGAAGGAGGATGCAAGCGGACACCGCCGGGTGGTACGTATGATTGGGGGACACGCGGGCTAGCTGCGGTGTGATACTGTGATGTTGGAGAGGGAACGGAAGGCGACGACTAAGGggctgtttggtagagctccggcTCCAGCGAAAACTGCTCTAGCGGTGGTTTCATCTGAGGAGCAGATTCACTTGGGAAGTcgaatctgtttttttttttttttgaccgtttggcaaaacagcttctCTTTCTGATGGAATGAGATGAAAGGTCTAAAtacccttttttttctttttttctctcttttatttctttttatttcttttattCTTCTCTCTCCTGTATCACCGAAGCACGCAGAGCCGCACAAAGATGAAATGTCTGTATtaccttttttttctatttttctattctcttttctcttcttttcttttctttttttttctttcccaaCCTTCTACTCACGTGGCCGCGTACGCACCCCATCTCCTTCAACCTCCGGTCTGTGCCTCTGTGGACGCCTCGCAAGTTCGCCACTGCGCCATCGGTGTCGCACTTTCCACCCCGCCCTCCCTCGCCAGCCTCGTCGCTTGCACGCCCCGTAGCCCGGATCTTCACCTGGTCATGCCCCCTCCCCCTAGCCACCTCTTCCTTACCCCTCCTCCCCGCCCGTCTCATCTCTCTCTCCTCATCCTCTCCTAGCTTCTccatcccttcttcttcttcttcctctcttcgCCTCTCTTCGGTCCTACCCCTTCTCTTTTTTCCCCTCCTCCCTGCTTCCCCTTGCCCCCTGGCCCCCTGGGGCGGAGCCGGGCGAAGCTCGTTTTTTCAGCATCTCcgttctctctctcctcctctagCGGGTTTCCCGCGGCTCCCGACGCGGAGCGATCCATTTTCTAGCGTTTGGTTGGTGAAGCTGCGGAGTGCTCCCGGAGCTGGTCGAGGAGCCATACCAAACTGCCCCTAGCACGGAAACCGAAGCTTGTCAGCTGGCTCGGCTTATGGTTTGGCTGACTTGCTTGGCTCGGCTTGTTACGATAACGACGAGCCGAGCTatgattttagctcgttagctataacgagtcacttgagccgctcgcgagccgctcgcaaGCTAAATGAGTTACGCTTCCAGAAAAAAAAGTATAAACTTATATTtgttttgtattacttcatgtcttgcacctTATAATTGACTTGGTAACTGATTTAGACCTTAAATTGACTGGTACTGGTCTAGATGTATTTCTTTTtatattattattctcaaactttagataaatataaatattatattttatttttctatacctTGCTCACGAGCTTAACGACCAGCTCAGCTTTTAACGATCTAAtaagctggctttctggctcgttaggataatgaGCCGAGCCAAGCTAGCTCATATCTTAACCGAGCCGAGTCGAACCGAAGCTGAGCCAGCTTGTTATCTAGCCTTAGTGACGACGCAGATGTGCGAAGCAACCGCGGTTTGCGATTGACGGTTTCGTTCTCCAAAGACTTTCCCCGATCGCTCGAGCGTACCGTTTCAACGAAATAATATATCAGCCAGCCCGAATATGACGTTTggtagactgtctccaacggtgTTGGCAAAACCGTTGACCCATCCCCAAAAATATATAGTGCACAATGCTTTTACGGTAAAAAACAACCCTCCAACGGAGTACCCAAACTTGCGTCCTATCTCCGTCCCTTTGCGTCTCCTCCACGCGAGCTGATGTTTGGTCCGAGACCGCGGCGCCTCCACGACGGCGAGGCGAGACCGTGGCGCCGACGGGGAAGCATAGCAGTGGTGGGTGGAGGAGAAGCATAGCACGGCGGCGGCAGTGAGGAGCTCGGCTCTGGCCACGCTCGGCTCCGACAAAGGGTGGCGGTGGGTGGACGCAGCAGTAGGGTCGGGTGGAAGAAGTAGAGCAcgacggccaccaccaccaccaccacgcaccACTGGccgccaccggccggatccgggagagggagagcCGGATCTAGGAGAGGGAgagccgggagagggagggccggatctagccagggaagaagaagaggagggaggGCCAGATCCAGCTGGGGGTGCTCCTCAGCGTGGCCCCGGCGTAGGGCTCCTCGGCTCGGGGCCACGGACGGCGCGGGCTGGCGGCCATGGTGACTTCTCCGAGCACGGCTAGGGCATGCGGGCACCCGCTCGCCGGAGCTCTCGGGCGTGACCTCGCCGGAGCAGCCATGGCAGAAATATCTCGACAGAAATATCTGGGGCCAGgagggagggccagatccggctggggaagaagaagggaaggGAGGTCCGGATccggccggggaagaagaaggggaaggagcGCTGGGGAATAAgaggggggaggggaggggcgccggcggcaGGGAGAGGCGGGGTGCTCGAGAGTGGAGGGGACGGCGCGAACGCGGTGAGGCTAGGGCTGGAGCTCGCCCGCACGGTGGCGCCCGGGGCCGGACCACGCACGGATCTAGGACCGCTCCCCCCCGGTGATGAGCAGCGCCGCCGGTGATGAGTAGCGTCGCGGCCGGGGAAGAGAAGGTCGTCAGGGTCCGGCTCCACCCAGCTCACGTTGTCCTccctgcctccgcctccgccgccggcgtACGGCTTGCGCGCAGCGTGAGGAGCAGGCGGTGCTCCAGCCCGCCCGCCACGCTGCCAAgccgagggagagggagagagagaaaggagaggcgggaggggaggggcacggaCGGGAGCCACGGCGCGGGCGGAGGCGCGGGGGTTGGGAGAGAGAGACGGAGGAGGCGATGTGGGCTGTTGGAGAGGGACGATTTTGGGTCTGAGACCTATTTACTGTATAGAACTCAATTTCTGAAATGGGTCGCTGATTTAGGTACGCatcgttggagatagtcttagggcTTAATTAACGGACGGGGATCACGCGGGGCACGGGCACCACGGTGTCGTCTGGCTCTGGTGTGGGTTTGGCCGTGTTTTGCAGTTTCTGGCGATGGCATTGATGTGCGTGCGCGGTTACGGCTCGGCTGTGCGCGCGTTGGCGTTTTTTTGTTGCGGCCTGCAACGAGTGAACCGGGAATTTGTAGGACCTATTTAAATGCACGAATTTTACAGAAATCGTATAATAATTTTATAGAAACCAATTCAattaatcccccccccccccccgcgtaatccaaacatgccctagtGCGGTGGCTGGAGGCATGGAGAGTTTTCTGGGTCTATATATGTCTTGTTCGCTTTGATTGATAAGCTATGACAGaaaatactattgactgatttattggtcccgttcggcttaccttataatctacactatttagcttgtttttttagttagaacaatgtttttctctcacaataattcagtcagAATTATGTTTTCAGCTAatttcagctaagtttcagcaAACCAGAGCTATTACgagaaaaaatactattcgttcgtTGAAAAATACCAGACGAACCAAGAGTGCGATAGACCAGACGCGGAAGATCTGGCGTCAGGGGTGGAGCGCGGAGCGCCAGCGCCGTCGTCCAATTCCTAGCCCTGGCCTGGCTACTCCTGGCCGGTGAAATATTCCTTTTAACAGTCTGTGTCAGTGGCTATGACCATGCGCTGTCAAGATTTGGCGTTTGCTCCCTCCAAGTGCGTCTTCAGCAATCAGAACCGGTGTTTGCACAATACTGTATGCTTACGAAATAGGGAATGGTGCAGACATCGGCGCATCGCAGCCTCACCTAGTCACATTAATGCTAGCCCACATGCCCTCGTCCGGGGAAAAAACTGTTTCATTGGAGTAGAGTACACTGATAGATGCAGGCATGCAGAGCGACACGTTAACATCATAACATGGTCACATGGATGCCTCAGGTCTATGGGTCCTTTTATTTATATTTTGAGACAACCAAATGTCAACTTGAATACTTGATCGTTGGAGGTACGCGATAAACTGCTAATCCCGGGTATCCAAGGAAGTAGGGAGATGCCCTTTATTCTTGCTTTTTAAGGTACTCAGTCCATCTATAAAAAAACAGATTTATGTAGATCAAATTTTTAAGTCTGTAAAACAATATATcaataatatttatatctttaaataattttattataagaatatatttaataattaatctaattatacttattatgtattttttatcGAGAAATGAGAATGACACTTTTTGTGTAACGGAGAGAATAGACCAGAGTCTGTAGAGCCGCTCCGACTATGATCGCCGCCACCATCAGAGCTGGAGCCGAGACAGGAGCACCAAACAACTCCATTCCGTATATGAAAATAACTCTAGCTTCTCCTTCGTGAAAATGAGTCTAGCTTATTCCGCGCCGGAGTACCAAGCAGGCCCTTAAGCAGCAAGAAGGATCTGAAATTTATTGGACCAAATTGTAGCTACTCATTAGTGGACCAAAAAGGCAATCGATATGCCCATGGGCTCGGAAGTCGATCGGAGGGAGTCGAGGACTCAAAATGGCGTTCATGGACTGAGCCTTTGGGTCTGACTTATATTTTCGGAATTTCTAATATCAGCCGGatgttgccccccccccccccccccccccccccccccccccccaaaaaaaatatCAGCCGGATGTTTTTCTTAACCAGTCGAATGATTATTTTGTTTTCACTCGAAGTTTTGGATGGTCAGGATTTTTATGATGCGTGTAGCCTTTATCATATTGAGATTTTTATGGTTATATGTGGGCCTAACTAGCAAAAATGTCCGCACGTTATGATGGTTTTTTTTTTCACTCTTAAGTTGTTAACACCTTCTTCGGTCCTCACGTTCACAGTTCTGTCATCTTTGAATCCATCGATGACAATATGTATCGACACCCTAAACGACGATATGTATTGATACCATGAAGCATTTTACAAACACACGGGTTAGTCGTCCATCTTCACCAGAATAGTCGTGCACCGGCCACGGGTGGTTCTCCATTGCACGGGGCGTGTGCGGCCGTTGTGGCCCATAGAGTCCAGGGCTCTCGGTGTATGCATAGCTGGTGGGGCTCGGAACCTATGCGGGTTACGCGGCATTGTGAGGGTGCAAAGCTGACAAGGCGCGGGCATAGTGCAGTGCACAGGGCCGATATAACGGACTTTGAGGAGCGGCTGCGAAGGCGAGTGGGGCACGTTGCTAGTGAAACGCGCGAGGCTAATGAGCTAGGCGCGTGGGTAGGCTTGGGAAAAAATTGAGACAAAGAAAAAAATGATAGGAACTGTGGACTGTCTAAAAAACCGGTAAAACACGATGGAGTCGAGCGAAGCGGGGAACAAACCGAGTTAGATAGAAGCGACAGAAGAGAATTATTACGACATAAATTCTGGCTCTTTAATAttaaggtgtgtgtgtgtgtgtatatatatatatattatattgttAGTtgtgtttctatttctattttcatggTTATTATTTAGAACatggaaaaaggaaaaaatcATGAGAAATCTAAAAACGAGTTTGTAACAAAGAAATATAGGAACCATCCAAACAGGAAGGGACAAGGGAAAGAGAGAACGTATGCTCTCTGCTCTATACGAGGCCAGTCAATAAATAGGAAAAAACACATGCTCTTGAATATAttcattattttttatttttattgttatttgtctttctatttctattttcattcatATTCATATTTATTTCTTGAACatggaaaaaggaaaaaatcATGAGAAATTTAAACACGAGTTTATAACAAAGAAATAGAGGAACCGACCGGACATGATACGATAATGGAAAGGGAgaacaaaaaaatatataaaaagagAGAACGTGTGCTCTGTCCTCTCTACGGGACCAGCCaataaatagaaaaaaagaaCATGCTCTTGAAGGGAAAGAAATCGGAACGTACAGAAAAAGGCATCCAGATTGGACTCCGTTACGTACATTGATAGGAGACGGAGCCGATGTGAGGATGCATTCGTGACTCGGGAGAGAAAAAAAAGATGGGCGGACGAAAAATTGTTGGGGAGAAATTTTGTCTGTTTAATAAATATATATTAGGTATCGGTATAGATGTGTCTTCCTTGTCCATGTCTTCACTTTCAATCCACGTGAAGACATTTTTATATACTGTGATTGGGGGAATGAGTAGCTAATAACAGGCTATTTTACTTCCAATTGTATTTTTTGGACAGATTGACAGTTGACTAAAAATTAGGAAAAGGAAAATAGTAAAAGTCGAAAATTGATAACAACTAATTGTGGTCCAACCAATTACATGTGTCCCATCAATTTTATACTCTTCATTCTCCTTCCGGCGACCAAGACAAAAGGTTAAGGGGGCGTTTGGAATAAAGGATTTTTGAAAGAAAATCGTAGGTGGTAACAGCTAAAGGTTCAGGCTTTGTGTTACATTGTGGTGTACAGGTTGTCGCCAGATGGGTTATTGCGGTACTTAAGctccctttggcacggctcatccaaaacgacttcaccggtgaagccaaagccggtgaagccagaaaaactggtttttttcggcttctagttcattttaaccccgactTACAAAACaacttcacgctacagtgcctcgatttgcgcaaaatagatgaagccgaagccggcataaccgtgccaaagaggcccttagtATAGATGAGATTTAAAATTAAAGATAAATGCATTCGAGGAGGCGCCAGTTTCAACTGTCTTTCGCCATGGATCACTAGAAGTACAGAGTATGATTAAAAATTTAAACAAAAGAGTGTGAGCATGCGACATTTTAACAAGGAGAAACATGACATTTTTTTTCTGAAATTTGTCAAAGCAAATCATAACAACAGCGTAACAGAAAAAAGGCTGGGAAACATATACTCTCCAATTCACAAATTCTCTCCGCTAAACGCCATGCAAACTAAGATGGAAGATCTGCTTCCAATTCTATACCAAAATTGTTGTGGGTtgtgaccatatatatatacttctagtCCCTCTCTTGCTCCTGTTGATACATAGTACAAGTATATATAGTGTGATATATAAAAGTACTATAAAAGTTGCAGAAGGCACTCGCCAGGAAATGGAATTGCAGTGCTGCATCCTGAATGTAACCGGGTTGCTCACGAACAAACGCCATTGGCAACTGGCTGCCCTGGCCTCGTCATCGAGAAGGACGGGTCGAGCCATCCTTCCTTCTTGGCGCGCTCGACGCAGCAGCCGAGCTGCTTCGCGGCGTCAGGCACGTCGAGTGCGAGGTCGTCGACGCAGTCGGCCACCCTGTTGAAGCCCTTGGTCATCTGGTTCGGCGTGATCAGACCGCGGCCGTAGCACTCGCTGaggagctcccagagccgctcgtCTTTGCCCCGCTTTTCGATGGTCGCCACCAGCGCCTTCTTCACCACCTCGTGGTGGAAGAAGGGCATGCCGATATCCATGATGCATCGGCACGCCTCCCGGATGTCGCCGCCGCAGTCGTACTCCTGCAGCAGCTTGCCGATCTTGTCCTTCACCTCGTCCAGCTCCCAGCCTGccttgccgctgccgccgccgccccagcACCGCAGGATCCGCTCCGCGGAGAGCTTCGCGCCGAGCAGCGATTGGGCGTTCCGGAGCGCCAGCATGCCGGTGGAGCCATCCGCCTTGACGCGGCTGGCATCCTCCTCCATTGCCTCCAGGTCCGACGGCGCGATCACCTCGTCAACCACGGACCTAGCAAAGAACATGGTCAGGTCCTCGACTATGGTCGGGTTGTCCAGCGCGGCGTCCTCGGCGGCCTCGATAAGGAGGTGGAACCCTGCCACGACGTCCTCCGGCGGCATGCAGAGCGAGGAGAGCAGCACCGACGCCATCTCCTTCTCGCGGCTCTTCCGGTCCATCGCGGCGTTGACCAGCTTCTGGACGAAGATGGCATTGAAGGAGGGACAGCACGAGTAGTTCTCTGCCTCCAACCAGCTCAAGACCTCGATGATGTCGCCGGTCAAGAAGTACTCCTTTATGATCAAAATGGCCTTCGCCTTGAACTGCCGCACCGCCGCGTCGTCGACCTCGCTGCTCTTCTTCGGCTCCGGTGGCAACGGTTTCAAGCACGACTCGCACAGCCAGCCCTCCGACGAAGCCTTATGGATCACCGATTTCACAATGCACCTCGCATTCGGCACGTCAAGCGTCAGATCGTCTAGAGAGTCGATCAAACGGTCGAACCCTTTAGCGATCTGGCTCTCGTTGATAACCCCTTCCTCCGACGCCGACTTGAGGAGGTCCAGGATGTGGCCCTCGGACGCACCGCCGCGCTCCACGGCGAGAACGAGCGCGCGCTTGACGACGTCGTGGTGAAAGAAGGGGATCTTGAGGTCCCTGATGCACCGCAAGGCCTCGCTCCTATCGCCGGCGGCGAGGTACTCCTCCAGGATGTCGGATATCTTGGCCTTGGCCTCCTCCACCGTGATCCGCTTGCTGCCGCCCCACCTCTGCAGGACGATCTCGCCGTGGTGCGGCACGGACAGGTAGCTCTTCTCCGCCCTGCGGAGGACCTCGGCGCCCTTGCACCCGTCGGGCAAGCACGCGCTCTGCTTGGCCAGGAACGCCGGCGGCAGCATGTCGTCGACGACTGCGCGGGCGACGAACACGGCGAGGATGTCGACGGCGTCGGGCGTGTCGACGGACAGGTCGTCGCAGGACTCGGTGAGCTTGCAGAAGCCCTTGCAGAGCTGCGGGCGGTCGACGACGTCGCCGTAGAGCGAGGACAGCAGCACGGCCGCCATCTCCTTCTCCCTGTCGTGGCGGTCCATTGCCACGGACACCAGCTTCTTGACGAAGTAGTAGTGGTAGCACGGCACGTGGAGCTCCCGCAGTTCGTTCGCCGTCGCGGCGACGTCGTCCGTGGAGAAGTACTCCTCCACGATCGTGGTGGCCTTCCTCTTGAACTGAAGGAATTCTTCAGAAGAAAGCGTCGGGCTCTGCTGGACCATTTCCTCGGGGTCGTCAAAACGCAGAGGAAATCAAGCATTAACACGTCGACTGCGCCAAACACCGGCTTAGTTACCTCGGTGGCGCAGCATTTGAGCGGCGCCTGGTGTTCCTGAGGCCGTGGAACAATGCAGTCGTGGTCGTACTCCATGGGGACCCTCCGCAACTCCTCTATGGCATCCGACCGAGAGCTGTAGGCAGCAGACGTCCCCTGCAATCAGCTGCAGACTGCAGGGGGCTTTCCTGTCATGAGTTCGAGAGATTCAAAGCATGGAGCAGCACCGGAGCTTATTCGAGACGGTCACCGAGATGATCGAGGGGCTCCCTTGTTTTTACTGGAGTTATTTCTCTTCTTGGCGACAGCTCTAACTCAGGGAGCGATTGAGAGAGAGCTGTGAGGAGCCAATGCATCAGATCGAATGGTTTTTATGTGCTTGAGCCTCGCAGTCAGCGTAGGAAGAAAGGGGCAAAGGCTGTAAGAGGTCTAGACGCGCCACGTCATCTATGGACCTTGTCACTGCATGGTGAGCACGGGTGCAGAGATACGGCGCACAGGCTTTGCGGTGTACCAAGGATTAGTGGACGTAGAGCATGCGCATATGGCGCTAGGTAACTGGAGCCGATGAACCGGGTCCTGGCCCTGGAGACCCGGGCAAGAGGTGAATACTTTTTGGTCCTAATCCTAAACATAGAAAACTGCAGAACCCAAGCCGACCGTCCAGAGTTTTAGATGCGATGAATAGGAGGAAGTGCATGCATGCCGCGTACGTGGGGAGATTTGCGTCGAGCGCGGATAGCTTCGTGAGTTCAACGGACTTGATCAGTCTTCTTGTGGCAAGGCTCTGCTTCTGGCTCCTCCAGAAAAAAATGGCTTCTTTAGTAACCAAAATTGTTTATAGAAATATTTAGCAAAACAACTTCTCATCATATTATTCAGAATTAAGGGCAAAAGAGATTGTCCATCGTGCTCTTGTGCATTTAATTTAGTTATATACACTGATAAGAAACTATTAAAACACACCATTAATATGCCCGTGTTAACGCACATGCAAATTAAAACAACAAAAAAATTAGACATACAAATTAAAAACAACCAAAGTATGAGCTGACAAAACTTAAATTTCATTAAAAAATAAAACCAAAACCCATGTCTTGATACATGAAAAATATTTTACAAATCGGTAACCTCTGAAactttatagccagctttttcaTTCCAATTGTTTCCTTTTTCAACAATTACATTGTGGTGTTGATATCAGCGAACAAATGTGAGAACACGAGACAATGGCAAGGTGACAAAATGCTTAAAATGTAACATGCTCCCAAGAACGCTAGAATTTTATAACAGTGAGGTTCGCAAGACCTGCTCTCTTTTCTACATCTAACCTTCAGTTTCCAGGACATGAACAAAAAGTTAGCATGAGCGATGGCCTTATTCGGCTGGCTGGAAAAACGACTGATGATGATGCTgatgttgatttattgtgagagaaaaacactgttagcgTGTGTTTAGTTTCTacccaaaatcccaaaaagtgctacagtacccatcacatcgaatcttgcgatacgtgcatggagcattaaatgtagatgaaaaaaaaactaattgcacagtttggttggaaattacgagacgaacgttttgagcctaattagtccatgattgaacactatttatcaaataaaaacgaaaaagtgctacagtagcccaaattccaactttgtgccaactaaacacgcgcttattTCGTTGAAACAGTAcaactgataagttcaaacgaatagGGCCGAAAGAGTAGTGTCCTTCTCTCATACATCTGCCATTACCATCTCACAACTACTAATTAACCAAGTACACACGTACACATGTAGAGGATAAGAATGGCACAAACATACCAGCAAGAGTGATCCTTAGGGCCCGTTCATTTAGACTGATTTCCGAACGGAACACTTCCTGGTGATGGTTAGCCATATGAAATACAACATCGTTCCTGGCCAGATCGGTTCCGGCACTCGATTTCGTGTGAAACAAACGTGCCCAAAGGGGGAGATCGTAGCAAAAACGAGGCAAGAACCTTATTCTCTTAGGCTCAGTTGGGAATTTGGGATTTTATAGGAGTTTTATGGCTATTAAATAAGATGAATAAAATAGTACATGTACAAAGAGATACGAGATGAAAGTTTTATTGGATGAAATGAGTTTTATGAAAATAAAACTTGTCTACACTATTTTCAAAATATAGGAAACCCGGCTAAGACAAGCCTTGCGCAAAATGCACTGTAGTAAAAGACAAATAATTAAGTCATAATAAGTTGTTCGCCATATATTAGAGCTAAATATCAAACACATGTGCTAGGAAAACCATATCTCTGGTAAAAAAAAACGATTGGACAAGGCACGAGGTCAAGTTCTTGCTTTCACCATGGTTATCCATAGAGCAAAAGTAAGATACTtcctgtcgggtatcgatattaggataCCCGGAGGAAGGAAGTTAACGGCCACGAACGTTAATTCGCTCGAATGGTCTAAGACGTATTTAaggtctcacccgaccccgagggcgcgggcttcgtctcgcccgaccctgagggcgcgGGCCccgtctcgccagacccctcaggcgcgggctccgtctcgcccgaccacgAGGGCGCGGGCCCCATCTCGCCAGACCCCTCAgtccgcgggctctgtctcgcccgaccccatgggcgcgggctccgtctcgccagacccctcgggcgcgggttccgtctcgcccgatgagGGTCCATGCCGCCCCCAACCActacaggtccaagcgtatggaccTGGGTCAAGCCTCTGACACCAGAAGGGGTGCGGGCACACCTTGACGTGACCCATGGCCACGACAGGCCACGCCCGGGGGTTCGCATCGCCAACAGTGACGGGTGCGTGAGCGCTGTGCTGCCTAATCCTTGGACGGTCGCTGACAGGCACGTCGGTTCACCACGTCGTCCGCCGGGACGGGATGGAACGTGTAACACCCCGGCTGTTAGTCACGAGTTAAGCAGAGAAATTgaacttaagtaggatatgtcaagcaatgattatgatctctagttcataatctggaagtaatgatgaaggtattgaggtcaaacctatgaaaatgagccccaacttggactcggacaatacactttgcttacaaGTGGACCCTAGTtagattaggcatgagtaatgttaaacatgcttgtttcatgtacattacatcaacatgcatccatcttgaccagtggaaaagttttatgaagtttggaatcaagaagtcacatgagaTGATAAGCTATAACCTtgattgaattgctttattaagtaaatgggaatatgtcatgttgaccaaaccttgctaccttgcccaaatgactctaattgaactctacaacaaaagttatgagggttcatgttgagcaagtggccagaaaatgcttcagtagatcaaaaaggataatttaagctttatcatgatgttactttgacttggtttggaCTGTGGCTTAGactgtttgcatggtagtggaacctaaataaaagttgtagttcatgttatgtagaacaaactttgtttttggaccaagagctagattatcttgtaagcaagtcaaacagaggcttgaAGATTGAATCAACTGTTGTCTTAGGCTCCCAGAAATTTTTGTAAGTCCCTGAAGTGATAGCAGCAAGTTAACTTTTTTGCGACATTTTATCGTCCAAATTAATGTGGtagctcaattggattccttaaaatgagttgaattacctttcatggtgaaaataataaatcaagtctcatcaaatttagagtttatttggatcttcaaaaatagtttcCAAAACAACAAAAGTTTACTTTGTCACTTAACTGACATTGACATGTCGACATTccgtgttctccaaattttgttaagcaacttgatttggtaccaaaataaaagttggagtatacatggtGGAGAAGAGCTTATAAAAAGATGGCACTCATTTGActttgttttgaccatcaatttggatttTTGTTTGTCGTTGTCAATACGTTGACACTGTCAATTTGGAGCTTAATACATagctaatggagagctctaatggactAGAACCCTAAATAGGAGTTGAAGagcatcaggagag
The sequence above is a segment of the Miscanthus floridulus cultivar M001 unplaced genomic scaffold, ASM1932011v1 os_2275, whole genome shotgun sequence genome. Coding sequences within it:
- the LOC136534765 gene encoding MA3 DOMAIN-CONTAINING TRANSLATION REGULATORY FACTOR 2-like isoform X1, with the protein product MEYDHDCIVPRPQEHQAPLKCCATEQSPTLSSEEFLQFKRKATTIVEEYFSTDDVAATANELRELHVPCYHYYFVKKLVSVAMDRHDREKEMAAVLLSSLYGDVVDRPQLCKGFCKLTESCDDLSVDTPDAVDILAVFVARAVVDDMLPPAFLAKQSACLPDGCKGAEVLRRAEKSYLSVPHHGEIVLQRWGGSKRITVEEAKAKISDILEEYLAAGDRSEALRCIRDLKIPFFHHDVVKRALVLAVERGGASEGHILDLLKSASEEGVINESQIAKGFDRLIDSLDDLTLDVPNARCIVKSVIHKASSEGWLCESCLKPLPPEPKKSSEVDDAAVRQFKAKAILIIKEYFLTGDIIEVLSWLEAENYSCCPSFNAIFVQKLVNAAMDRKSREKEMASVLLSSLCMPPEDVVAGFHLLIEAAEDAALDNPTIVEDLTMFFARSVVDEVIAPSDLEAMEEDASRVKADGSTGMLALRNAQSLLGAKLSAERILRCWGGGGSGKAGWELDEVKDKIGKLLQEYDCGGDIREACRCIMDIGMPFFHHEVVKKALVATIEKRGKDERLWELLSECYGRGLITPNQMTKGFNRVADCVDDLALDVPDAAKQLGCCVERAKKEGWLDPSFSMTRPGQPVANGVCS
- the LOC136534765 gene encoding MA3 DOMAIN-CONTAINING TRANSLATION REGULATORY FACTOR 2-like isoform X2 → MEYDHDCIVPRPQEHQAPLKCCATESPTLSSEEFLQFKRKATTIVEEYFSTDDVAATANELRELHVPCYHYYFVKKLVSVAMDRHDREKEMAAVLLSSLYGDVVDRPQLCKGFCKLTESCDDLSVDTPDAVDILAVFVARAVVDDMLPPAFLAKQSACLPDGCKGAEVLRRAEKSYLSVPHHGEIVLQRWGGSKRITVEEAKAKISDILEEYLAAGDRSEALRCIRDLKIPFFHHDVVKRALVLAVERGGASEGHILDLLKSASEEGVINESQIAKGFDRLIDSLDDLTLDVPNARCIVKSVIHKASSEGWLCESCLKPLPPEPKKSSEVDDAAVRQFKAKAILIIKEYFLTGDIIEVLSWLEAENYSCCPSFNAIFVQKLVNAAMDRKSREKEMASVLLSSLCMPPEDVVAGFHLLIEAAEDAALDNPTIVEDLTMFFARSVVDEVIAPSDLEAMEEDASRVKADGSTGMLALRNAQSLLGAKLSAERILRCWGGGGSGKAGWELDEVKDKIGKLLQEYDCGGDIREACRCIMDIGMPFFHHEVVKKALVATIEKRGKDERLWELLSECYGRGLITPNQMTKGFNRVADCVDDLALDVPDAAKQLGCCVERAKKEGWLDPSFSMTRPGQPVANGVCS